From one Paractinoplanes brasiliensis genomic stretch:
- a CDS encoding sensor domain-containing phosphodiesterase, producing the protein MSDVPDIHDVLDRRAVTTLFQPLVELTTGRVLGYEALSRGPAGSPWESPAALFAAARHFGREAELDWICRARAYRSALAAGLDPGLSWFVNMEPAASRMACPPDLAPGVESARDRLRVVTEMTERAIAVDPSGLLTAAAACRTAGWGVALDDVGADPMSLALMPFLHPDVVKLDMAMLHAPGDPHTARVVAAVAAYAEASGAIVLAEGIETEEHLAVARTMGATVGQGWHFGRPAPLPPAAGPTTSLPFIAPPRDDDRTPFTIVSARRPLARTTKAQLMPMSRHLEALAGDGGEPTVLLACFQDARHFTAATARRFGRIAVSSPLVAAIGSGLTDEPVPGVRGACLGDGDLLRGEWNVIVVGPHRAAALVAHDLGDDGPEGERRFDFALTHDRALVVEAARSLLHWLAPARTPELLPS; encoded by the coding sequence ATGTCCGACGTGCCCGACATTCATGACGTCCTCGACCGACGCGCGGTGACCACCCTGTTCCAGCCCTTGGTCGAGCTCACCACGGGCCGGGTGCTGGGCTACGAGGCGCTCAGCCGCGGCCCGGCCGGCAGTCCGTGGGAATCGCCGGCCGCTCTGTTCGCGGCGGCCCGGCACTTCGGGCGTGAGGCCGAGCTCGACTGGATCTGCCGGGCCCGCGCCTATCGGAGCGCCCTGGCGGCAGGGCTCGACCCGGGGCTGAGCTGGTTCGTCAACATGGAACCGGCCGCCTCCCGCATGGCCTGCCCGCCCGACCTGGCGCCGGGAGTGGAAAGCGCCCGTGACCGCCTGCGCGTGGTGACCGAGATGACCGAGCGCGCCATCGCCGTCGACCCGTCGGGTCTGCTGACGGCAGCGGCGGCGTGCCGGACGGCCGGCTGGGGTGTGGCCCTCGACGACGTCGGCGCCGACCCGATGTCCCTGGCGCTGATGCCGTTCCTGCACCCCGACGTGGTCAAGCTCGACATGGCGATGCTGCACGCGCCGGGCGACCCGCACACCGCCCGGGTGGTGGCGGCGGTCGCTGCGTACGCCGAGGCGAGCGGCGCGATCGTGCTGGCCGAGGGCATCGAGACCGAGGAGCACCTGGCCGTGGCCCGTACGATGGGCGCGACCGTCGGGCAGGGCTGGCACTTCGGTCGTCCGGCGCCCCTGCCCCCGGCGGCCGGGCCCACGACGTCGCTGCCGTTCATCGCGCCGCCCCGCGACGACGACCGCACCCCGTTCACCATCGTGAGCGCGCGCCGGCCCCTCGCCCGTACGACCAAGGCCCAGCTCATGCCGATGAGCCGTCACCTCGAGGCGCTGGCCGGCGACGGCGGCGAACCCACCGTGCTGCTGGCCTGCTTCCAGGACGCCCGGCACTTCACGGCGGCCACCGCGCGCCGCTTCGGCCGGATCGCGGTGAGCAGCCCGCTGGTCGCCGCGATCGGCAGCGGGCTCACCGACGAACCCGTCCCCGGCGTGCGGGGCGCCTGCCTCGGCGACGGCGACCTGCTACGCGGCGAATGGAACGTGATCGTGGTCGGTCCCCACCGCGCGGCCGCCCTGGTGGCCCACGACCTCGGCGACGACGGCCCCGAGGGCGAACGGCGGTTCGACTTCGCCCTCACCCACGACCGCGCGCTGGTCGTGGAGGCCGCACGCTCACTGCTGCACTGGCTGGCCCCCGCGCGTACGCCCGAACTGCTCCCCAGCTGA
- a CDS encoding XRE family transcriptional regulator — MSDSPTVDLVTLGQRLRHQRKSKNMTLEQLSEAVGRAPSQLSLIENGKREPKLSVLQALAGALEVPLQELLRPEAPSRRAGLEIDLAHFQQSPAYAGLGLPTVKGGRRLPADALESLVGLHRELNRLLTEQSATPEVARRANAQLRVDMRERDNYFAEIEQAAAKVLRSVKHATGPLSQRGILDIAAQLGFSLHYVNDLPGSTRSVTDLAGRRIYLPQVASGKGHDPRAVVLQTLGHFVLGHPEPADYGDFLRQRVEANYFAAALLMPENFAVEFLREAKADRALAIDDFRDAFGVSYETAAHRFTNLATHHFGIPVHFTRVHENGIVYKAYENDGVRFPSDVTGAIEGQPICRKWASRTIFQAEDPYSSFYQFTDTSAGTYWCTVHIESTRSGEFSVTVGTPYEHARWFRGGDTTRRTVSRCPDPDCCRRPPAALVRRWAGNAWPSARVHSHLLAALPPGTFPGVDAQDVYEFLDRRA, encoded by the coding sequence GTGAGCGATTCACCCACCGTCGACCTCGTGACCCTCGGCCAGCGGCTGCGTCACCAGCGCAAATCGAAGAACATGACCCTTGAGCAGCTCAGCGAGGCGGTGGGAAGAGCGCCGTCGCAGCTGTCGCTGATCGAGAACGGCAAGCGCGAGCCCAAGCTGTCGGTGCTGCAGGCGCTCGCGGGCGCGCTCGAGGTGCCGCTGCAGGAGCTTCTGCGACCCGAGGCGCCGTCACGACGGGCCGGACTCGAGATCGACCTCGCACATTTCCAGCAGTCACCGGCGTACGCGGGACTGGGCCTTCCCACGGTGAAAGGCGGGCGCCGGTTGCCGGCCGACGCGCTCGAATCCCTGGTCGGCCTGCACCGCGAGCTCAACCGGCTGCTGACCGAGCAGAGCGCCACCCCCGAGGTCGCCCGGCGGGCCAACGCTCAACTGCGGGTCGACATGCGGGAACGCGACAACTACTTCGCCGAGATCGAACAGGCGGCGGCGAAGGTGCTGCGGTCGGTGAAGCACGCCACCGGTCCGCTGAGTCAGCGCGGCATCCTCGACATCGCGGCGCAACTGGGCTTCTCGTTGCACTACGTGAACGACCTGCCCGGCTCGACACGCTCGGTCACCGACCTGGCGGGCCGGCGCATCTACCTGCCCCAGGTTGCGAGCGGCAAGGGACACGACCCGCGGGCGGTGGTGCTGCAGACGCTCGGCCACTTCGTGCTCGGCCACCCCGAACCGGCCGACTACGGCGACTTCCTGCGCCAGCGGGTCGAGGCCAACTACTTCGCGGCGGCGCTGCTGATGCCCGAGAACTTCGCCGTCGAGTTCCTGCGCGAGGCCAAGGCCGACCGGGCGCTCGCGATCGACGACTTCCGCGACGCGTTCGGCGTGTCCTACGAGACGGCGGCGCACCGGTTCACCAACCTGGCGACCCACCACTTCGGCATACCCGTGCACTTCACGCGGGTGCACGAGAACGGGATCGTCTACAAGGCGTACGAGAACGACGGGGTGCGCTTCCCGTCCGACGTCACCGGGGCCATCGAGGGGCAGCCGATCTGCCGCAAATGGGCGTCGCGAACGATCTTCCAGGCCGAGGACCCGTACTCGTCGTTCTACCAGTTCACCGACACGTCGGCCGGCACGTACTGGTGCACGGTCCACATCGAGTCGACGCGCTCGGGGGAATTCTCGGTCACGGTCGGCACCCCGTACGAGCATGCGCGCTGGTTCCGGGGCGGAGACACCACCCGCCGTACGGTGTCCCGCTGCCCCGACCCCGACTGTTGCCGCCGCCCACCCGCCGCCCTGGTGCGACGCTGGGCCGGGAACGCCTGGCCGAGCGCCCGCGTCCACTCCCACCTGCTCGCGGCCCTGCCCCCGGGCACGTTCCCCGGCGTCGACGCCCAGGACGTCTACGAATTCCTCGACCGCCGCGCCTGA
- the aceA gene encoding isocitrate lyase: MTDQLTEVRGGTAADLTRAWAGDPRWLGIKRSYTAHDVVKLRGTVQERHTLAERGAQRLWELLQTEDYINALGALTGGQATQMVRAGLKAIYLSGWQVAADANLAGATYPDQSLYPANSVPAVVRRINNALMRADQIDTASGKHERDWFAPIVADAEAGFGGPLNAFELMKAMIAAGAAGVHWEDQLASEKKCGHLGGKVLIPTAQHIRTLNAARLAADVLGVPSLVIARTDALAADLLTTDVDERDRPFLTGERTAEGFFRVRSGPEAAIARGIAYADYADLLWVETGKPDLEFAKSFAEAIHKQHPGKMLAYNCSPSFNWRKNLDDADIARFQKELGAMGYKFQFVTLAGFHALNHSMYELARGYAQTGMTAYVKLQEAEFAAELDGYTATKHQAEVGTGYFDAVSTALNPDSSTTALKGSTETEQF, encoded by the coding sequence ATGACTGATCAGCTGACCGAAGTCAGGGGCGGTACCGCGGCGGACCTCACTCGGGCGTGGGCCGGCGATCCCCGGTGGCTGGGCATCAAGCGCAGCTACACCGCGCACGACGTGGTCAAGCTCCGCGGCACCGTCCAGGAGCGGCACACGCTCGCCGAGCGCGGCGCACAGCGGCTGTGGGAGCTGCTGCAGACCGAGGACTACATCAACGCCCTCGGCGCGCTGACCGGCGGCCAGGCCACCCAGATGGTCCGGGCCGGGCTCAAGGCCATCTACCTGAGCGGGTGGCAGGTCGCGGCCGACGCCAACCTGGCCGGCGCCACCTACCCCGACCAGTCGCTGTACCCCGCCAACTCGGTGCCCGCGGTCGTGCGGCGCATCAACAACGCGCTCATGCGCGCCGACCAGATCGACACCGCGAGCGGCAAGCACGAGCGTGACTGGTTCGCGCCGATCGTCGCCGACGCGGAGGCCGGTTTCGGTGGCCCGCTCAACGCGTTCGAGCTGATGAAGGCCATGATCGCGGCGGGTGCGGCCGGCGTGCACTGGGAGGACCAGCTGGCCAGCGAAAAGAAGTGCGGCCACCTCGGCGGCAAGGTGCTCATCCCGACGGCTCAGCACATCCGCACGCTGAACGCGGCGCGGCTGGCGGCCGACGTGCTGGGCGTGCCGTCGCTGGTCATCGCGCGGACCGATGCGCTGGCCGCGGACCTGCTGACCACCGACGTCGACGAGCGTGACCGGCCGTTCCTCACGGGGGAGCGTACGGCGGAGGGCTTCTTCCGGGTGCGCAGCGGGCCCGAGGCGGCCATCGCGCGCGGCATCGCCTACGCCGACTACGCCGACCTGCTGTGGGTCGAGACCGGCAAGCCCGACCTGGAGTTCGCCAAGTCGTTCGCCGAGGCCATCCACAAGCAGCACCCCGGCAAGATGCTCGCCTACAACTGCTCGCCGTCGTTCAACTGGAGGAAGAACCTCGACGACGCCGACATCGCGCGGTTCCAGAAGGAGCTCGGCGCGATGGGCTACAAGTTCCAGTTCGTCACGCTGGCCGGTTTCCACGCGCTCAACCACTCGATGTACGAGCTGGCCCGCGGCTACGCCCAGACCGGGATGACCGCGTACGTGAAGCTGCAGGAGGCCGAGTTCGCGGCCGAGCTCGACGGTTACACCGCCACCAAGCACCAGGCCGAGGTCGGCACCGGCTACTTCGACGCCGTCTCCACCGCACTCAACCCGGACAGCTCGACCACCGCCCTCAAGGGCTCGACCGAGACGGAGCAGTTCTGA
- the aceB gene encoding malate synthase A, with protein MGGEEITITGTTEGRYGEILTPEAVAFVVALDREFGARRVQLLERRRRRRTTRTGELNFLPSTAHIREDSTWTVAPPAPDLLDRRVEITGPPERKMTVNALNSGAKVWMADFEDATSPTWENVVLGQANLRDALDGTLDFTDPSGKQYKVNGWTPTIMVRPRGWHLPECHLRIGGRAVSAALFDFGLYMFHCAQRQLDRGSGPYFYLPKLESHLEARLWNDVFVFAQEALGIPRGTIRATVLIETITAAFEMDEILYELREHSAGLNAGRWDYLFSMIKNRPDMVLPERSQVTMTTPFMRAYTELLVRTCHRRNAHAIGGMAAVVPSKDPVAAKRALNQVRQDKRREVGDGFDGSWVAHPGLVETCREVFDQWLGEEPHQIVRKREDVKVTAVELLDVRTPGVQVTEVALRNNVSVALRYIAAWLGGRGAVALGGLMEDAATAEICRAQLWQWIHSATPTDYGVPVSSALVIRMLREELDVLSETGALDEDSARRFGQARTLLTVLLTERTCPEFLTLPAYLRHLSGGSATPVPDEAPVAV; from the coding sequence ATGGGCGGCGAAGAGATCACCATCACCGGTACGACCGAGGGCCGTTACGGCGAGATCCTGACCCCCGAGGCCGTCGCGTTCGTCGTGGCGCTCGACCGGGAGTTCGGAGCGCGCCGCGTCCAGCTGCTGGAGCGCCGGCGTCGCAGGCGGACCACCCGTACGGGGGAACTGAACTTCTTGCCCTCGACGGCGCACATCCGTGAGGACTCGACCTGGACCGTCGCCCCGCCGGCGCCCGACCTGCTCGACCGGCGCGTCGAGATCACCGGGCCGCCCGAGCGCAAGATGACGGTCAACGCGCTCAACTCCGGCGCCAAGGTGTGGATGGCCGACTTCGAGGACGCCACGTCCCCGACCTGGGAGAACGTGGTGCTCGGGCAGGCCAACCTGCGTGACGCGCTGGACGGCACGCTCGACTTCACCGACCCGTCGGGCAAGCAGTACAAGGTCAACGGCTGGACGCCGACCATCATGGTGCGGCCGCGGGGCTGGCACCTGCCGGAATGCCACCTGCGCATCGGCGGCCGGGCGGTGTCGGCGGCGCTGTTCGACTTCGGGCTCTACATGTTCCACTGCGCGCAGCGGCAGCTCGACCGGGGCAGCGGACCCTACTTCTACCTGCCGAAGCTCGAGTCGCACCTCGAGGCGCGGCTGTGGAACGACGTGTTCGTCTTCGCGCAGGAGGCGCTGGGCATCCCGCGCGGCACGATCCGCGCGACCGTGCTCATCGAGACGATCACCGCCGCGTTCGAGATGGACGAGATCCTGTACGAGCTGCGCGAGCACTCGGCCGGCCTGAACGCGGGCCGCTGGGACTACCTGTTCAGCATGATCAAGAACCGTCCGGACATGGTGCTGCCCGAGCGGTCGCAGGTCACGATGACCACACCGTTCATGCGGGCGTACACCGAGCTGCTGGTGCGCACCTGCCACCGCCGCAACGCGCACGCCATCGGCGGTATGGCGGCGGTCGTGCCCAGCAAGGACCCGGTGGCGGCCAAGCGGGCGCTCAACCAGGTGCGCCAGGACAAGCGGCGTGAGGTCGGCGACGGCTTCGACGGTTCCTGGGTGGCGCACCCCGGTCTGGTCGAGACGTGCCGCGAGGTGTTCGACCAGTGGCTCGGCGAGGAGCCGCACCAGATCGTGCGCAAGCGCGAGGACGTCAAGGTGACCGCGGTCGAGCTGCTCGATGTGCGGACACCCGGCGTGCAGGTCACCGAGGTCGCGCTGCGCAACAACGTCAGTGTGGCGCTGCGCTACATCGCCGCGTGGCTGGGCGGGCGCGGCGCGGTCGCGCTCGGCGGCCTGATGGAGGACGCGGCGACCGCGGAGATCTGCCGAGCCCAGCTGTGGCAATGGATCCACTCGGCCACCCCGACCGACTACGGGGTTCCGGTCAGCTCGGCGCTGGTCATCCGGATGCTGCGCGAGGAACTCGACGTGCTCAGCGAGACCGGCGCCCTCGACGAGGACTCGGCCCGGCGCTTCGGGCAGGCCCGGACCCTGCTCACGGTGCTGCTGACCGAGCGCACGTGCCCCGAGTTCCTGACCCTGCCGGCCTACCTTCGGCACCTGTCCGGCGGGTCAGCCACCCCGGTCCCCGATGAGGCGCCTGTCGCCGTCTGA
- a CDS encoding PilZ domain-containing protein yields the protein MGARARSETVALPGKGTPLFLVTAEEASVTSRLESVDGDTFNVMRPAGLTEQLEEGAELDIFWTTPNSRVVVTCRLLDSGEDPSHWRFAPTGPARSDNRRQFPRGGAGAAVRLMAAGDGGPAAGALLDISEGGLRCWIDPSLSFAQGDRVRATLWLGTGEVELDSVVHAVRETRPGDLGRHLILTFAPDDKAANLIRQYVKAWEIGERRRELRERPSTA from the coding sequence ATGGGTGCTCGAGCTCGGTCCGAGACGGTCGCGCTGCCGGGAAAGGGCACGCCGCTCTTCCTCGTCACAGCGGAGGAGGCCAGCGTCACCTCGCGGCTGGAATCGGTCGACGGCGACACGTTCAACGTGATGCGCCCGGCAGGGCTGACCGAGCAGCTGGAGGAGGGCGCGGAACTCGACATCTTCTGGACCACTCCGAACTCCCGCGTGGTCGTTACGTGCCGGCTCCTGGACTCCGGTGAGGACCCGTCGCACTGGCGGTTCGCGCCGACCGGCCCCGCCCGCTCGGACAACCGCCGCCAGTTCCCGCGTGGAGGGGCAGGCGCCGCCGTGCGGCTCATGGCCGCCGGGGACGGCGGGCCGGCGGCCGGCGCGCTGCTCGACATCAGCGAGGGCGGGTTGCGGTGCTGGATCGATCCGTCGCTGTCGTTCGCCCAGGGCGACCGGGTCCGGGCCACGCTGTGGCTCGGCACCGGCGAGGTCGAGCTGGACAGTGTGGTGCACGCCGTCCGCGAGACCCGCCCCGGCGACCTGGGCCGGCACCTGATCCTCACCTTCGCCCCCGACGACAAGGCCGCGAATCTGATCCGGCAGTACGTGAAGGCGTGGGAGATCGGCGAGCGGCGCCGTGAGCTCAGGGAACGACCCAGCACCGCCTGA
- a CDS encoding response regulator gives MIRVLIADDQAMVRTGFGMIIGAQPDMEVVGEANDGVEAVAMARKLKPDVALLDIRMPKMDGLEALRLLSGPGVTDPVKVVVVTTFDLDEYVHQALRNGAAGFLLKDSGPALLIEAVRAAVSGDALISPSITVRLLEHLSSPAPANDDGGLSPRELDVVRLAAKGLTNAEIAAQLFISIGTVKTHVGSVMTKLNARNRVEIAAWAWERRLLG, from the coding sequence ATGATCCGCGTACTGATCGCCGACGACCAGGCCATGGTCCGCACCGGCTTCGGCATGATCATCGGCGCGCAGCCCGACATGGAGGTCGTGGGCGAGGCCAACGACGGCGTCGAGGCCGTGGCCATGGCCCGCAAACTCAAGCCGGACGTGGCCCTGCTCGACATCCGCATGCCCAAGATGGACGGCCTGGAGGCCCTGCGCCTGCTCTCCGGCCCCGGCGTGACCGACCCCGTCAAGGTCGTCGTGGTCACCACCTTCGACCTCGACGAGTACGTCCACCAGGCCCTCCGCAACGGCGCGGCCGGCTTCCTGCTGAAAGACTCGGGCCCGGCCCTGCTGATAGAAGCCGTCCGGGCCGCCGTGTCCGGCGACGCCCTGATCAGTCCCTCGATCACCGTCCGCCTGCTCGAACACCTGTCGTCCCCGGCCCCCGCCAACGACGACGGCGGCCTGTCGCCGCGCGAACTGGACGTTGTGCGCCTGGCCGCCAAAGGCCTGACCAACGCCGAGATCGCGGCCCAGCTGTTCATCTCGATCGGCACCGTCAAAACCCACGTCGGCAGCGTGATGACCAAGCTCAACGCCCGTAACCGCGTCGAGATCGCGGCCTGGGCCTGGGAACGCCGCCTTCTGGGCTGA
- a CDS encoding sensor histidine kinase: protein MQNNSNRRVLRRLAQLAALGAMALLGILDVAQGMLRSEALGLVKVFLAIAAAAVWLPKHQSRSTRLPKAAMALGGLSLLVTLASAAVTSPDSYAYGETWGLAESAALLGVCYVVARRSTAGLGFSALVVVGAAVSFAPLRAGQDYAFVIFGLIQALAAAAVIGLAIYIRIIESSRQRAFDAVRAEQRAEFARDLHDFIAHHVTGIVVQAQGAKFIAEQDPKRVLQALDQIEQAGAETMASMRRMVGVLRDPDSKPDAPLAPVAGVHELGPLLEQFNSAGGAKARMHLDGDLDGLPVEVSTSAYRVVMEALTNVRQHAPAATAADVWIRRTPEWLLVRVANDGVVPARTPAPRDRAGYGLVGLTERVRAVGGRISAMPGIEGGWVVDAAFPIDPRTST, encoded by the coding sequence ATGCAGAACAACTCGAACCGGAGGGTGCTCCGCCGCCTCGCCCAGCTCGCCGCGCTGGGAGCGATGGCGCTGCTGGGCATCCTCGACGTGGCCCAGGGCATGCTCCGCAGCGAGGCGCTGGGCCTGGTCAAGGTCTTCCTGGCGATCGCGGCCGCCGCGGTGTGGCTGCCGAAACACCAGTCCCGCTCCACCCGCCTGCCCAAGGCCGCCATGGCGCTCGGCGGCCTGTCACTGCTGGTCACCCTCGCCTCGGCCGCGGTGACGTCGCCGGACAGCTACGCGTACGGCGAGACGTGGGGTCTCGCCGAGTCGGCCGCGCTCCTCGGGGTTTGTTACGTGGTGGCGCGGCGCTCCACCGCCGGTCTCGGGTTCTCCGCGCTGGTGGTCGTGGGCGCCGCGGTCAGCTTCGCCCCGCTGCGGGCCGGGCAGGACTACGCGTTCGTCATCTTCGGCCTGATCCAGGCGCTGGCCGCCGCGGCCGTCATCGGTCTCGCGATCTACATACGCATCATCGAGAGCTCCCGGCAGCGGGCCTTCGACGCCGTACGGGCCGAGCAGCGCGCCGAGTTCGCCCGTGACCTGCACGACTTCATCGCCCACCACGTGACCGGCATCGTCGTGCAGGCCCAGGGCGCCAAGTTCATCGCCGAGCAGGACCCGAAACGGGTGCTGCAGGCGCTCGACCAGATCGAACAGGCCGGCGCCGAGACGATGGCGTCGATGCGCCGCATGGTCGGCGTGCTGCGCGACCCCGACTCGAAGCCGGACGCGCCGCTCGCCCCCGTGGCCGGGGTGCACGAGCTCGGCCCGCTGCTCGAGCAGTTCAACTCGGCCGGCGGCGCCAAGGCCCGCATGCACCTCGACGGCGACCTCGACGGGCTGCCGGTCGAGGTCTCCACGTCGGCGTACCGGGTGGTGATGGAGGCCCTGACCAACGTGCGCCAGCACGCCCCGGCGGCGACGGCGGCCGACGTCTGGATCCGGCGCACCCCCGAGTGGCTGCTGGTGCGGGTGGCCAACGACGGCGTGGTCCCGGCCCGTACGCCCGCCCCCCGTGACCGGGCAGGGTACGGTCTCGTGGGCCTGACGGAACGGGTCCGCGCGGTCGGCGGCCGGATCTCGGCCATGCCCGGTATCGAGGGCGGCTGGGTCGTCGACGCCGCGTTCCCGATCGACCCGAGGACGAGCACATGA
- a CDS encoding ABC transporter ATP-binding protein, whose protein sequence is MLTQNVDTLAAVAAVDLVKVYGSGDTAVRALDGVTVGFSRAQFTAIMGPSGSGKSTLMHCLAGLDTATSGQALLGGTDLTKQSDKVLTKVRRERIGFVFQAFNLLPQLTAAQNIALPLELSGRKPDPQLYAHLTDTLGITGRLGHRPGEMSGGQQQRVALARALVSRPEVVFADEPTGNLDSRSGAEVLLFLRNSVRELGQTIVMVTHDPGAAAYADRVVLLADGRVAGELDNPDIASVTDALQSLAVAR, encoded by the coding sequence ATGCTGACGCAGAACGTGGACACGTTGGCCGCGGTCGCCGCTGTGGATCTGGTCAAGGTCTACGGCAGCGGCGACACCGCGGTCCGGGCGCTGGACGGGGTGACGGTGGGGTTCTCCCGGGCCCAGTTCACGGCGATCATGGGGCCGTCCGGGTCGGGCAAGTCCACCCTGATGCATTGCCTGGCCGGTCTCGACACGGCCACGTCGGGGCAGGCGCTGCTGGGCGGCACCGACCTGACCAAGCAGAGCGACAAGGTGCTGACCAAGGTGCGCCGCGAGCGGATCGGCTTCGTCTTCCAAGCGTTCAACCTGCTGCCGCAGCTCACCGCGGCGCAGAACATCGCGCTGCCGCTGGAGCTGTCCGGCCGTAAGCCCGACCCGCAGCTGTACGCGCACCTGACCGACACGCTGGGCATCACGGGCCGGCTCGGTCACCGGCCGGGTGAGATGTCCGGCGGCCAGCAGCAGCGTGTGGCACTGGCCCGGGCGTTGGTGTCGCGGCCCGAGGTGGTGTTCGCCGACGAGCCCACCGGCAACCTGGACTCCCGGTCGGGCGCCGAGGTGCTGCTGTTCCTGCGCAACTCCGTACGGGAACTGGGCCAGACGATCGTCATGGTCACCCACGACCCGGGCGCCGCCGCGTACGCGGACCGGGTTGTGCTGCTCGCCGACGGCCGCGTGGCCGGCGAGCTGGACAATCCCGACATCGCCTCGGTCACCGACGCCCTGCAGAGCCTGGCGGTCGCGCGATGA